The DNA sequence GGTGTGTTCGCCGACGCCGATCAGCGGTGGGTGCTGCCGGCCAGCTCTCGATCGGTGCTGCGCCACGGTCCCGACGTGACCGCACTGCGCGATGCCGCGCGCCGCACCCGGGACGAGATCGAGGCGGCGTTCGGGGACCAGGCTTAGCCCGAGACCTCTTGCTCCACCGCCTCGGCCTGGTCGTCGCGGTGGGGCCTGGCGTCGTCGGCCGGTGCAGAGTCCACCGACAACGACTCCAGAAAGTCGTCGATGCGCGGCCACGTGCCGGACACTGCTTCGGGTCCGGCGATCAGTCCCAGATGACTCGTCTCGACGGTGTCGAAGTGCACCTGTGATGATTCCTCCAGCAGGTCGACACCGTGCCGGGCAGCTGCCCACGGCACGATGGCGTCGCGGTGGCTCCCGAACAGCTGGACCGGGATCTTGATGCTCGTCAGATCGATGCGGCGCCCTCCGAGATCGAGCACACCCGTCGCCAGTTCACCCCGATAGATGAAGCACTCCCACATCTGTTCGGCCAGACGGCCCGGGTAGCCGGGGAACTCGCGCTGGAAGCGATTGACGATCTCCATCCGTGCGAGTTTCTCGGTGTTACCGAGATTGGACAGGATGAAGGCCGGCTTCTTCAGCTCGCGTTGCCATGCCGTGCCGCGGTAGCCGATCTGCACCAGAGGCGCGGGTATGCCTCCGAGCAGCCGGAGGATGCCGGTGACCGCCAGACCCTTGGTCGGCCGGGTCAACTGCCGTACGAGGGGATAGGGGGGCACCAGCGCGTAGTCCAGGGGAGTGCCCACGGCTGTGACCGATCGGACGGGCAGGGCGGGATCGGCAGCAACGGTGAGCAGGCTGATCGTTCCGCCGAGACTCCACGCGACCAGGTCCACCAGACCGGGGCCGTCGGTGCGGCTCGAGACGTCCTGATCCGCGGCGTAGAAATCGCTCTGCGCGCGGGTGACCGCCTGCGGGACGATGTCGTCGAAGAAGTCCTCGAAACCGAGGTGCCGGTCGCTTCTCCGGATCTCGCCGATGTCGAGCACGTACGGGATGCGTCCGGTCTGGAGCAGATGCTTGACCAACGAGTGATCTGGGTCGAGGTCGTAGCAGCTGGCGGGCGCGGCAATGGGTGGAACGAGTACCACCGGCGGGTGCCCGGCGCGGCGAGCGGCACGGAGCTGCTCGGCGTTCCCGAACCGGCGCAGACGACGGTGCGGTTCGTCGTGCAGCAGGACGTTCTCGGTCGACACCTCATCGCGGATGCCGTCACCGAGGGTCAGTGCGTAGAGGTTCCGGAGCCGATCGGGCAGCAGACTCTCTCGCGGAGTCTGTTGGTTGGTCACGATGATGAAACCCCGTCCCGGCTGAGAATTGTCAGTGTGTGCGATCCACATCTAACACGAGGCGCTGAACGCGGTTCACGAGGCCATCGATGCGGCCGGGTGGGCATTCGCACAGGTCACACGGCCCTCCGACACGCGCGCACCGACAAAAAACTTCGAAAAATCCCTGTGCGGAACACCCGTCACAGCTGCACCACGGATGTGACCTACGTCATGCAGTGTCGCATTTTCGTTGATTGTCTCGAATACCGTTGTCGGGCAACAACATTCGCCCTATCAATCAGATACTAGACAGATTTAACTGCCACTGATGCGCGGCGGCGGGGAAGCTCGTTCGAAAGGCTTACAACACCCGTTTTAGTGGGGGAATGCCGGGGTGGGGGTCGCAAAAGGCGACGTGCGTGGGTACGGTCGCTTTCGCTGCCTCCCCACAGAGGCGGACGCCCTGACGCCACCGGCGCGGGGCAGAGAATCACACAGACGAAATCGGAGGAACCGTGGCCCTTCCCCAGTTGACCGATGAGCAGCGCGCCGCTGCATTGGAGAAGGCAGCTGCCGCTCGCCGGGCCCGTGCCGAGCTCAAGGAGCGCCTGAAGCGAGGCGGCACCGATCTCCAGCAGGTTCTCAAGGATGCCGAGAACGACGAGATCCTGGGCAAGATGAAGGTGTCGGCACTGCTCGAGGCGTTGCCCAAGGTGGGCAAGGTCAAGGCGCAGGAAATCATGACCGAGCTCGAGATCGCTCCTACCCGCCGTCTGCGCGGGCTGGGTGATCGCCAGAAGAAGGCGCTGTTGGCCAAGTTCGACTTTGCCTGAGTGCTGCTCAGTGAGCCCAGAACAACGACAGAGGGGCCGGCTTCTCGTTTTGGCCGGCCCTTCTGCTGTCGGAAAGTCCAGCGTGGTCCGGCGGCTGCGCGAACTGCTGCCCGACCTGATGTTCAGCGTCTCCGCAACCACCCGCGCCCCGCGCGCCGGTGAGGTGGATGGACGCGACTATTTCTTTGTCACCCCGGGTGAGTTCGACCGGTTGATCGCCGACGGCGAACTGCTGGAGTGGGCCGAGATCCACGGGGGACTGCAACGTTCGGGCACACCCTCGCGGCCGGTGTTCGAGGCGATGGAGCAGGGTAGGCCCACGCTTGTCGAGGTCGATCTGGCCGGAGCCCGCAACATCAGGGCAGCGGTACCAGAGGCTGTGACAGTTTTCTTGGCGCCGCCGAGTTGGGAAGAACTGGTGTCCCGGCTACGCGGCCGGGGGACCGAATCCGACGAGGTGATCGAGCGGCGACTGCAGACCGCGAGGGCCGAATTGGACAGTGCCGACGAGTTCGACCACGTCGTGGTGAACGACGAAGTCGACTCGGTGGCCAAGCACTTGGTATCCTTGCTGGTTGAATCCCATTTGAATAATTCGTAGGAGCAATGTGAGCAGCTTGACCACCCCAGACGAGTTCATCGGCGAGGTCGACGCAACCGCGTACGACACACCCCTGGGCATCACGAACCCGCCGATCGACGAGCTGCTGGAACGCGCTTCTTCGAAGTATGCGCTGGTCATCTACGCCGCCAAGCGTGCGCGTCAGATCAACGACTACTACAACCAGCTCGGTGACGGCATCCTCGAGTACGTCGGCCCCCTCGTCGAGCCGGGCCTCCAGGAGAAGCCTCTCTCCATCGCCATGCGCGAGATCCACGCGGACCTTCTCGAGCACACCGAAGGCGAGTAGCTTCCCCAACCCGGTCCGGAGGCGAGAGTTCGTGGGCGAGAACGTCGGTACGACGCGTAAGAACATCGTCATCGGGGTCGGTGGCGGCATAGCCGCGTACAAGGTCGGCTCGGTGGTGCGTCATTTCACCGAGGCCGGACATCACGTGCGTGTCATCCCCACCGAATCGGCGTTGAAGTTCGTCGGTGCGGCAACATTCGAGGCGCTCAGCGGTAACCCCGTCAGCACCGAGGTGTTCGCTGATGTGCCGCGCGTGCCTCACGTCCGTCTCGGTCAGGAAGCGGACCTGGTGTTGGTCGCGCCGGCGACCGCCGATCTGATGGCTCGCGCTGCGAGTGGACGCGCCGACGATCTGTTGACGTCGACGTTGTTGACCGCGCGGTGCCCGGTCCTGTTCGTCCCGGCGATGCACACGGAGATGTGGGAGCACCCGGCCACGCAAGCGAATGTGAGCACCCTCCGGGAGCACGGCGCCACCGTGATGACTCCCGCATCGGGCCGTTTGACCGGTGTCGACACCGGGGCCGGACGTCTGCCCGATCCGCAGGAGATATCGCTGCTGGGTGAGCTGCTGCTCGATCGTCCCGACGCCCTCCCGTACGACCTCGCCGGGGTCAAGTTCCTGATCAGTGCCGGCGGCACGCGCGAACCCCTCGATCCCGTCCGCTACCTCGGTAATCGCAGCTCCGGGAAGCAGGGGTACGCCCTCGCCCGTGCCGCTGCCCAGCGAGGGGCTCAGGTGACCATGGTCGCCGGTGCCACCTCGAACCTGCCTGATCCCGCGGGAGTGGAGATCATCCGCATCGCCACCGCAGCGCAGCTGGCCGATGAGATAGGAAAGCGAGCTCCCGAGACCGACGTGGTGATCATGGCCGCGGCCGTCGCCGATTTCCGGCCCGTTCAGGTCTCCGACGCCAAGATCAAGAAGTCAGACAGCGGACCGGCGCCCATCGAATTGACCACCAATCCGGACATTCTCGCCGGTCTGGTCGCCGCTCGCCGCAGTGGCTCGGTCCCACGGTCGACGGCCATCGTCGGCTTTGCTGCCGAAACCGGCGACCTCCAGCACGGGGTTCTCGACCACGGCCGGGCAAAACTGGCCCGCAAAGGATGCGACCTCTTGGTCGTCAACGCGGTGGGCGAGGGCAAGGCATTCGGCATGGACCACAACACCGGTTGGATCCTGGCCGCAGGGGGCGAAGAAACTGCCCTGCCACTCGGGTCCAAAACACTCATGGCGACCCGAATACTTGACGCGATCAACGCTGTACGCACAGATGGTGTTGGCGCAGAAGGTCGATGTCCGTAGCTCGACCCACGTGTGTAATTTGAGGTCCGCGGGTAGTCGCGCACCGTACCGAACTCTTCAGGACCACCGCCTCCGAGAGGAAAACATGACCGATACCCGTTTGTTCACCAGCGAGTCCGTCACCGAGGGCCATCCCGACAAGATCTGTGACGCGATCAGCGACTCGATCCTCGACGCCCTGCTGACCGAGGATCCGCGTGCCCGGGTTGCGGTGGAGACCCTGGTCACCACCGGTCAGGTTCATGTGGCGGGTGAGGTGAACACGACGGCGTACGCCGACATCCCCAAGATCGTGCGCGAGAAGGTCCTGGAGATCGGCTACGACTCGTCGGCCAAGGGATTCGACGGCAACTCCTGCGGTGTCAACGTCGCCATCGGCGCGCAGTCCCCGGAGATCGCCCAGGGTGTCGACAACGCGTACGAGTCGCGCGTGGAAGGCATCACCGAGGACGAGATCGCTCGCCAGGGCGCCGGCGACCAGGGCCTGATGTTCGGATACGCGACCAACGAGACCCCCGAGTACATGCCGGTTCCGATCGCACTTGCTCACCGTCTCGCCCGACGCCTCACCGAGGTACGTAAAGAAGGTGTGCTGCCGTACCTGCGGCCGGACGGTAAGACCCAGGTCACCATCGAGTACAACGGTGACAAGCCGGTTCGCCTCGACACCGTGGTGGTCTCCACCCAGCACGCCGCCGACATCGACCTCGAGAACCTCCTCACCCCCGACATCCGCAGCAAGGTGTTGGATTCGGTGTTCGCCGATCTCGATCTGCCGTTCCTCAACACCGATGATGTCCGTCTGCTGGTCAACCCGACCGGCAAGTTCGTCCTCGGCGGGCCCATGGGCGACGCCGGACTCACCGGGCGCAAGATCATCGTCGACACCTACGGCGGCATGGCCCGTCACGGTGGCGGCGCCTTCTCGGGCAAGGACCCGTCGAAGGTCGACCGCAGTGCTGCATACGCCATGCGCTGGGTCGCCAAGAACGCAATCGCGGCAGGTCTGGCCGGTCGTATCGAGGTGCAGGTCGCCTACGCCATCGGCAAGGCTGCCCCCGTGGGCCTGTTCGTCGAGACCTTCGGCACAGAGACCGTCGACCCTGCCA is a window from the Williamsia sp. DF01-3 genome containing:
- a CDS encoding alpha/beta hydrolase yields the protein MTNQQTPRESLLPDRLRNLYALTLGDGIRDEVSTENVLLHDEPHRRLRRFGNAEQLRAARRAGHPPVVLVPPIAAPASCYDLDPDHSLVKHLLQTGRIPYVLDIGEIRRSDRHLGFEDFFDDIVPQAVTRAQSDFYAADQDVSSRTDGPGLVDLVAWSLGGTISLLTVAADPALPVRSVTAVGTPLDYALVPPYPLVRQLTRPTKGLAVTGILRLLGGIPAPLVQIGYRGTAWQRELKKPAFILSNLGNTEKLARMEIVNRFQREFPGYPGRLAEQMWECFIYRGELATGVLDLGGRRIDLTSIKIPVQLFGSHRDAIVPWAAARHGVDLLEESSQVHFDTVETSHLGLIAGPEAVSGTWPRIDDFLESLSVDSAPADDARPHRDDQAEAVEQEVSG
- the mihF gene encoding integration host factor, actinobacterial type; its protein translation is MALPQLTDEQRAAALEKAAAARRARAELKERLKRGGTDLQQVLKDAENDEILGKMKVSALLEALPKVGKVKAQEIMTELEIAPTRRLRGLGDRQKKALLAKFDFA
- the gmk gene encoding guanylate kinase; the protein is MSPEQRQRGRLLVLAGPSAVGKSSVVRRLRELLPDLMFSVSATTRAPRAGEVDGRDYFFVTPGEFDRLIADGELLEWAEIHGGLQRSGTPSRPVFEAMEQGRPTLVEVDLAGARNIRAAVPEAVTVFLAPPSWEELVSRLRGRGTESDEVIERRLQTARAELDSADEFDHVVVNDEVDSVAKHLVSLLVESHLNNS
- the rpoZ gene encoding DNA-directed RNA polymerase subunit omega; translated protein: MRRSNVSSLTTPDEFIGEVDATAYDTPLGITNPPIDELLERASSKYALVIYAAKRARQINDYYNQLGDGILEYVGPLVEPGLQEKPLSIAMREIHADLLEHTEGE
- the coaBC gene encoding bifunctional phosphopantothenoylcysteine decarboxylase/phosphopantothenate--cysteine ligase CoaBC, which produces MGENVGTTRKNIVIGVGGGIAAYKVGSVVRHFTEAGHHVRVIPTESALKFVGAATFEALSGNPVSTEVFADVPRVPHVRLGQEADLVLVAPATADLMARAASGRADDLLTSTLLTARCPVLFVPAMHTEMWEHPATQANVSTLREHGATVMTPASGRLTGVDTGAGRLPDPQEISLLGELLLDRPDALPYDLAGVKFLISAGGTREPLDPVRYLGNRSSGKQGYALARAAAQRGAQVTMVAGATSNLPDPAGVEIIRIATAAQLADEIGKRAPETDVVIMAAAVADFRPVQVSDAKIKKSDSGPAPIELTTNPDILAGLVAARRSGSVPRSTAIVGFAAETGDLQHGVLDHGRAKLARKGCDLLVVNAVGEGKAFGMDHNTGWILAAGGEETALPLGSKTLMATRILDAINAVRTDGVGAEGRCP
- the metK gene encoding methionine adenosyltransferase, which gives rise to MTDTRLFTSESVTEGHPDKICDAISDSILDALLTEDPRARVAVETLVTTGQVHVAGEVNTTAYADIPKIVREKVLEIGYDSSAKGFDGNSCGVNVAIGAQSPEIAQGVDNAYESRVEGITEDEIARQGAGDQGLMFGYATNETPEYMPVPIALAHRLARRLTEVRKEGVLPYLRPDGKTQVTIEYNGDKPVRLDTVVVSTQHAADIDLENLLTPDIRSKVLDSVFADLDLPFLNTDDVRLLVNPTGKFVLGGPMGDAGLTGRKIIVDTYGGMARHGGGAFSGKDPSKVDRSAAYAMRWVAKNAIAAGLAGRIEVQVAYAIGKAAPVGLFVETFGTETVDPAKIQSAISEVFDLRPGAIIRDLDLLRPIYAPTAAYGHFGRTDIDLPWEHTDRADKLKAAAGA